The Pseudomonas bijieensis DNA window ACATCGTGGCCTGCTCCCCCACCTGCCCCTTGAAACGTATGTAGGGCTCGATCACGAACTCGGTGCCAAAGGATTTCAGCCGCTCGGCCAACGCCTCCCACTCCTGCCATCCCAAAATGATGCCGAAGTGAGGGACCGGCACGTCATGCCCATCTACCGGGTTGCTGTGGACGCTCTCTTGAGAAGCGGTCTTTGGCTGTTCATGAATCACCAACTGGTGGCCATAGAAGTTGAAGTCGACCCAATGGGCACTGGAGCGGCCCTCTTGTAGCCCAAACACTTCGCCATAAAAGGCCCGAGCGCCTGGAAGGTCGTAGACAGGGATTGCGAGGTGGAAGGGAGAAAGGCTCATCATGGCACCTGTTGCTTTTATAAGGACAGGACCATCGTAAGGCCGGGCTAAAAACAAGAAAAACAATATATTTCTCTCAATAACACAATTAATATTTGTGAATGATAAAAGAACTCAAGACCCTTATTGCCGTAGCGCGGGAAGGTACTTTCGCTGCCGCAGGCAATAAAATCGGCCTCACACAGGCCGCGGT harbors:
- a CDS encoding VOC family protein; this translates as MSLSPFHLAIPVYDLPGARAFYGEVFGLQEGRSSAHWVDFNFYGHQLVIHEQPKTASQESVHSNPVDGHDVPVPHFGIILGWQEWEALAERLKSFGTEFVIEPYIRFKGQVGEQATMFLFDPCGNALEFKAFKDMSQLFAK